The Maridesulfovibrio salexigens DSM 2638 region TCTGGTCAGGGGTGGGAGAAGTAAAAACTTCACCGGGGCAGGCGCCGTCAAGCATACCTTTGCCGACAAAACCGCCGTGCATGGGTTCATGACCGGAACCACCGCCGGAAACAATAGCTACTTTTCCTTTAACAGGAGCATCTTCACGGACTACGTAGTAGGGATCGTAGTTTACTTTCAGTTCAGGATGCGCGAGGGCCATACCCTCAAGCTGTTCCTTAACCACATTTTCCACATCATTGATCAATTTTTTCATAGTTAAAATCACCTCTGGTTCTAGGTTCCTTACGTGATGGCAACATTAAATCAATTGAGAAACATTGTCGACAAATGAACGCGTTTTTTTTCGCTTCCATTTAAATCATTTTTATTTACGGAATATAATTTTCATTTTCGAAAACATTTTCCTTAATATTTTCCATGAGAAATGATTTTAACCCCTGTTTCATCCCTGAGACGATCCCATCAGGAAAATAGATGCTGTATTGAATAACATACGCTTATAGGAAAATAGTTGGCACTTACCATACCAGCAAACTATGCATGAAAACTTACTATTTCAAATTCGAACTCTTCACTATTTAATTGATAGTGATTTTTTTTATCAATTAGGCTGGTCAGCCTCTATTTTGATGATTATATTTAATTATACACAAAAAAACATAATTCATTATTTTAATAAAAGGCAGGATCATACCTCATCCGGGGGAGAGGGGGACAACATGAAGAATTTAATATTTATAACATTAATATCACTTTTTATTGCGGCTTCGGGCGCACAGGCAGCAACTATTAACGGATGGGCGCACAGCGATAACATTAGCGCCGACATATACACAACCTACTCAGCAAGTGAGTCCAGTTTGTTACTTACCGTAACCAATACTTCGCCGGCGACCTCAGCATATCTCAGTGGTCTGTTATTTTCAGCTTCGGGGGCGACCTTAAACTTAAGAGAAGTAGCTTATTACTCTGACTCTATTTCAACTTCACCATTAAATGTTACAGACAACTGGTCTCAAGGGACTCCTGCAAGCGCCCTTCTCAACTCCCAACCCATGAAGTACCTTGAAGGATTAGATACAACCATTTTCACCGGTAGTGACTTTTTAGGCGGATCTCCTAATGACGCACTTCCAATAGGCTGGACGGCAAATTTCATGTTCGATGTGGACGGGGCTTATACCGAATCCATAAATAACTTTGTAGCTCGTTTTCAGGGCATTAATTATCCCGGACTAACCGGATCAGACAGTGATTTTGCCTCCTCTGTACCGACTCCCATACCGGGAGCAATCTGGTTGCTCGGAGCCGGATTGGGAGGACTGGCTATACTAAGACGCAGAATGCAGGTGTGACCGTAAAATCCTCCGGCAGAGAGATTCTGCTGGAGGATTTTTTCTGTTCATATCATTCGCCATAATCATAACATTATTGCCTGATGAAACTTTAAAGCCGTCGAAACAGAATAGTATACTTTTAAATTCCTACAGACTTCCCTAAACCTAGAATCATGCGTATATTTAAAGTATATCCAGAAATTTATACCAAAAAAGCATAATTTGTCATTGGTAATATTATTGAAAAGGGTCAAGGGGGAGGAATCATGTATAAATTCATATTTGTACCAATACTGGCAGTCATGCTTGCAACATCGGCAGCTCAGGCCGCAACAATCTCCGGCTGGACACACCCTGACTACGTAAAGGCTGACATTAATACCTCATACTCCCCCGCAGATTCCAGCCTGCTGCTGACAGTAAAGAACACCTCTCCGGCAGACTCAGCAACACTGAGAGGACTTCTATTTACTGCTCCTGATGTGACACTGACCCTGCGGGAAGTATCCTACTATTCCCAATCAGTCTCCACTCCCATACAAGTCACCAAAAACTGGAATATTGATTCTGCAGAGGGAACAAATCTAAATGCGGAACCTATGAAATATTACGATGGACTGAACACAGTTTTATATACCGGAAATAATTTTCAGGGAGGTAATCCTAAAACAGGTCTCGATGTCGGCTGGACTGCAACTTTCCTGTTTGATGTGGATGGTGAAATGGAAGCACCATTGAATCAATTCATCGCCAGATTTCAAAGCATAGATTATGCTGGAATGACTGCATCAGACAGTGACTTCGCACATTCTGTCCCGACACCTATTCCGGGTGCTGTTTGGCTGTTCACTTTCGGACTGGCCGGAATTGCCCTATTACGACAAAGAATAATCACTTCATAAAACTAAAAATCCTCCGGCAAATCAATTTCGCCGGAGGATTTTTTTTATCTGGTACGGAATAAATTTCTATTTCTTCAAATTGCTGACCGACTCCCGCTCGACAAGAGAGGGCTCAACCTTTATCTGCAACCCTTCGATTCGCTTACTGGACAACCTATCGATAAGGGTATCCACTGCACGTGCTGCTATTTCTTTCTTCGGCTGGTGAATGGTGGTTAGTGCCGGAGCTGTAAAACGGGAAATATAAACATTGTCATAGCCGATAACCGACAGGTCCTGCGGCACCCTGACTCCAAGTCTAACCGCTTCACTCAGCATACCGATAGCCATCATATCGTTACAAACAAATACGGCACTGGGCAGTTTATCAAGCCCGAAGAGATAATGCATGGCCTCGACTCCGCCTTCGCAACCATAATCACCTTCCACTATCCACTCGTCACGAACAGGAAGACCTGTCTCGACCATAGCTTGTCGATAACCTTCCAGACGTTCCTTGGCTGAACGGCGGTCCTGCGGTCCAGCGATGCAACCGATATCGGTATGCCCCTTGGCGATTAAATACTTAGTGGCCAGACGAGCCCCGCTAAGTGAATTGTCATAAATCCTGTCCACATTATCTGATTCCGGACCCCAGTCGAAAACAACAATGGGAACGCTGCGCTCAGCTTCAATCAGATTGATAATCTCATCATTCACTTCACTGCAAAGGAGCAGCAAGCCGTCTACGCGTTTCTCCTCAAGAGCATCGAGATTGGCTTCCATGCGGTTGATATCACCCTCTGTATTGCACAGGAAAAGAGTATACCCTCGCTCATAGCAACGGCGTTCAACCCCATGCACCACCTCGGCAAAGAAAGGGTTGCGGCTGGCAGTTACCAGCATGCCCAAAGTCCGGGTCTGCTGAACTTTCAGACTGCGTGCAATGGAAGACGGACGATAATTCAACTCCTCCACAGCCCGCTCCACCAGCTCCCGCTTCTCGTCACTGACGAATCGAGTCCGGTTTAGAACATGTGATACAGTAGAGGTGGAAACGCCTGCCAATTTTGCTACGTCTTTGATGGTCGCCATAAAATTTTTACGAATTATCCTTTATAAATTTATTCACTTCTTCAAGGCTGGGAATGGAAGTCTGAGCGCCAAGACGGGTTACAGAAATCGCTGCCGCACCGTGTGCAAAACCAATAGCTTGTTCGAGACTTGCGCCCTTCTGCATGGAAGCAACCAGTGCACCATTAAAAGTATCCCCGGCAGCAGTCGTGTCCACAGGATCAACCTTGTACCCGCGGATAAGCTTCTTCCCTTCCGCACGGCTCACAAACGCCCCCTTCTCACCAAGTGTAATCAATACCGTTTCAACGCCTTTGCCGTGCAACACACAAGCAGCCATTGCAGCGTCATCCTCACTCTCCACCTTTACTCCGGTAAGCAATTCTGCTTCGGTTTCGTTGGGAGTGATTATATCAAGATTCGCCAGCAGAGAATCGGGCAAGGCACGGGCGGGTGCTGGATTCAAAATTACTTTTGTTCCTGCTTCGCGGGCTTCTTTTGCAACAAGCTCAATTGTTTCCAGCGGACTTTCAAGCTGCATAAGCAGGGTTTCAGCTTCGCGGATCAAACCAAGATGAGGCTTAAGAGCTTCGGGAGTAAGCGCTGCATTGGCTTCAGCAGAAATAGAAATGGCATTCTCGCCGCCGGCAGCAATCTGGATCAAGGCGATTCCGGTGGGCAGACCTTCCACAGTCATAACCGCAGAGGTTTCAATCCCGTCCTGCTGAAATTCATTGATCATACGCCGTCCGAAATCATCATCCCCCACACAGGCAATAAAACCGATTTCCGCACCAAGACGGGCCGCAGCCACCGCCTGATTAGCTCCCTTGCCGCCGGGTATGATCTGATAACCATGCCCGGTAACGGTCTCGCCGGGACGCGGGAAATTATCCACCTGCAAAACATGGTCAGCATTTACACTACCGAGAACGATTAATCTGGGCGAAGCCATAACACTCTCCATCTCGCGAACAAGGCGTGTCGACAACAATCGACACGCCTTGGAATATTCAATTATTTTACAACCATCAAGGGGACGGGAATATAAGCATCAACCTTTTCGCCCTTGAGAACCTTATCGGCAGTTTTAACACCGAGGAGACCTATCAGTGCGGGCTGCTGAGCGATGGTTCCGGCCATGTCGCCGCGCTTAACTGCAGCAACACCGTCATCGGTACCGTCAAAACCTACAACCACAACTTTCTTACCGGCAGCCTGAAGAGCGCGGATAGCGCCGAGTGCCATTTCATCATTCTGAGCAAAAACACCCTGCACATCGCCATTAGCGGCAAGCAGGTTTTCCATTACGTTCAGGCCCTTGGTGCGGTCAAAATCAGCAGGCTGTGAAGCGAGAACCTTGAAGCCGTTAGCTTTAACTGCTTTGGCAAATCCTGCGCCACGGTCACGGGCTGCGGAAGTACCGGCCAGACCTTCAAGCTGGATAACTTTTGCGCCTTTACCCAGTTTTTCTGCCATGAAATCACCGGCCATTTTACCACCTGCTACGTTATCGGAAGCAATGTGGGAAGCAACTTTACCTGCGGAAGCGCCACGGTCGAGGGTCAGCACAGGAATATTGCTGCGGTTGGCAAGACGGATAGCGTTAACAACTGCATCGGAATCAGTGGGGTTGATCAAGATAGCCTTTACGCCGCGTACGGTAAGGTCCTCAACGTTAGCCAGTTCCTTTGCAGGGTCATTCTGGGAATCGAGCACGATGAGTTCGTAACCCATGTCTTTAGCTTTCTTAACAGCACCGTCCTTGAGGGTGACGAAGAAGGGGTTGTTCAGGGTGGAAACTACAAGTGCGAGGGTTTCCTTAGCCTGTGCGGAAACGCTGAGGCCTAAAGTAAGTACCAGAGCCATGGCGAGGGTCATAAGTTTTTTCATCCTACACTCCTAATGTTTTTATTACTTGCTTTTGGTATCCACCAAAACCGCTAAAAGGATGACCAGCGCCTTGGCTATCATCTGATAATAGGAAGATACATCAAGCAAATTCAGTGCGTTATTTAGAAAGCCGATAATGAGCGCACCCAGCAGGGTTCCCATGATCGTGCCTTTACCACCCATAAGAGAAGTTCCGCCGAGAACAACAGCGGCAATAGCATCCAGCTCATAACCGTATCCGGCAGTAGGCTGAGCCGAGGAAAGACGAGAGGTTACGATCAGACCGGACAAAGCCGAAAGAAATCCGGCAATAGCGTAAACCGCAATCTTGATTCTATCCACATTGATACCGGAAAGACGGGTAGCCTCTTCATTTCCGCCAAGCGCGTAAATATAGCGTCCAAGACGGGTATGATTCAGCAGGTACCACGCTGCGCCAAAGGTAAAAGCCATAATCCAGATGGGGAACGGAATGCCTAGCAGATAGCCGGTACCGATAAAGGCGAAAGAGTCGGCAACTTCAGTGAATCCGGTGGAGATGGGCCGACCGTCCGTGTAAACAAGGGTCAAGCCGCGCACGAGGGTCATGGAAACCAGCGTGGCAATGAATGCCTGCACTTTTCCTTTAGCAATAATGACCCCGCTGATTCCGCCTAGAATCGCTCCTGCGCCAAGAGCTGCACCGACAGCCACAATTACCGGCATCTGAGCCGCAATAAGGCTGGCTCCAACAGCCCCGCAAAGAGCCAGTACCGAACCGACAGAAAGATCAATGCCCGCAGTGAGAATGACAAGGGTCATACCCACAGCCATGACCGCGTTAATGGCTGTCTGACGCAGGATGTTCAGGATATTTCCTGTGGTGAAAAAATTGGGATTGAGAAAAGAAACAATGACGATCATTACTACAAGAGCAATGAGTGTTTTTTGCTCAATCAATCTATCTTTGACGGACACTGTTTTAAGCTGTCCCTTAACTGCTTCGCTCATGCGACCTCCTGTCCCGTACTTAAAAATATATTCACTGCCTATCGGCCCCTGCCGATGGCGCAGGCCATGAGTTTTTCCTGATCAGCTTCTTCCGCTTTGTATTCCCCGCAGATACGGCCTTCGTGCATAACAAGGATACGATCAGACATACCGAGGATTTCTGGCATTTCAGAAGAAACAAGAATGATGCTCATCCCCTCTTCCTTGAAACGGTTGATGAGCTGATAGATTTCTTTTTTAGCCCCCACATCCACTCCTCGGGTCGGCTCATCAAGGATGAAAACCTTGGGGCGATCCATGAGTCCTTTGGCGATGGCGACCTTCTGCTGGTTACCGCCGGAAAGGTTGCCGACAGCCTGGTCACGCGAAGGAGTGCGGATATTGAAAGTATCGATGTAGGAATCCACAGCCTCTTTTTCCCGGCTGCGATGAATGTGACCTGCTGCGGATGAAAATTCACGCAGGGCGGCAAGGGTCATATTTTCTATAATTGAAAGGCCGAGCACCAGCCCGTCTGCCTTGCGGTCTTCACTGATGTAAGCGATTCCAGCTTCAAGAGCATCGTGCGGAGATTTGATCTTCAAGGTTTCACCGAACAGAGAGACAGAACCGCCTGTGACGGGATAAGCCCCGTAAATGGCCTTCATCAGTTCGGTACGCCCTGCGCCCATCAAACCGGAAACTCCGAGGATTTCACCCTCGTGAAGGGAGAAAGAGATATTATCCAATCTAGGACCGGAAAGCTCCTTGACTTCAAGGCTGACTTGCCCCGGCTGAACTTCTACACGGGGAAATTGTTCATCAAGCCTGCGTCCGACCATCATTTCAATAAGACGATCTTCGTCAATATCGCTCACAGGGCTTTCGCCGATGAATTGACCGTCACGTATTACCGTAACGTCATCACAAATTTCAAAAATTTCTTTTAAACGGTGTGAAATGTAGACAATCCCGTGCCCGGAATCGCGAAGCTCATTAATTACATTAAACAGAGCGGTGGTTTCAGTCTCAGTCAGGGTATCGGTGGGTTCGTCCATGATGATAACCTTGGACTCAAATGAAATGGCTTTGGCGATCTCCACCATCTGCTGCTCACCAATCCCCAACTCGCCCAGCCGGATTTTGGAAGACCGTTTCACTCCCAGCTTTGCAAGCAGTTTATCAGCACTGGCATACATATCCTTCCAAAGGATACGGCCCATAGTTCCCACTTTTTCCCGGCCCAAAAAAATATTTTCAGCAATGGAAAGCTCAGGAAGCAGGTTCAATTCCTGATGAATAATGCTGATTCCGGCCTGCTGGGAATCACGAGGGCTCTTGAAATTACGATTCTGACCAAGATAATTGATGAAGCCAGCATCGCGCTTATATATCCCGGTCAAAACCTTCATAAGCGTCGATTTGCCTGCACCGTTTTCGCCAACAAGACCCATGACCTTGCCAGCTGAGACATTCAGGTTAACGCCATCGAGAGCTTTAACGCCCGGAAAACTTTTTTCTATTCCTTCCAACCTGAGCAGTACACTCATGGTTTCCCCCTAGAAAACTACGCCGGCCTTGAAAGTAATATTCGCGTAAGGAGTGAACTCTCCGGTCCGAACAATGGCAACGCTCTTTTTCGTGTTGAGCTTGAAATTTACGTGGCGCACATAATCCACCGGGATATCCTTGCCGCGCTGAGCAGACTCCATTTCAAGAACACTGATCAATTCATCATGTCTGTCCGAACTTACATCCTTGAACTCTTCTGCCAATTCAACAGACTCAAGTTCCATTTCCATTAAAACGGCCTTAACCACATCAATGAAGGAAGGAATCCCTTCAGAAACAGCCAGATCAATACGCTGCACACCTTCAGGAATAGGCAGTCCGGCATCGCAGACGGTCAACGCATCAAAATGGCCCAGCTTGGATATAATATATGATAATTCAGAATTAAGAAGTCCTGTTCTTTTCATGTTTTCTCCTAAGTAAAAAAGCATCCCCATACGGGCAAAGTAACCAACCAGTAACATCATCGAAACGTTTGCGCAATCGATTCGATAATCAACTAACGAGTCAATTCTTATTAAGCGCCAATGTCGAATTATTTGACTTATACAGTCTAATAACACACATTGATAACTCGGAGGAATATCATGCAGAAAATTTTAATTTGGCTCACGTTGTTGTTTTGTGCTCAGCCCGCATTCGCTCAAGCCCCACTGCAAGCAGTCTTACTTGTTGACCGCCCTCTCCCGTATGAAACATACATATATAGACTACTTGAGCTTGCATTAAAAAATCAGCAGCAAGCGTATAAATTAGAGATTGAAATAATTGATGCAACGCAACCCAGAAGAGTAAAAATAGTAAGCTCTTCCCCAAAAAACTACGTGATAGCACTAGGGAATCGCAATGAACACGAAAAACAGCTGCAGCCCATTTATATTCCCATCCAGCTGGGACTAGGTTTGGGGCAGCGCATCATGCTCACACGTTCTGAAGTAAGGGACAGCCTGAAAGGTGTAAAAAATCTGAAAGATCTGTCTAAATTTGTTTTTGCGCAGGGGCTGGGTTGGTCAGATGTAAAAATATTACAGGATGCCGGATTGAAAGTTTATACCCCTGCGGACCCGGCAAGTATTCCGGGAATGCTGATGCGTAAAAGAGTCGACCTTTATCCGCGCGGACTATTCGAGATTGATCTTGAATATAAACGTTATGTACCGGACCATCCTGATCTTGTTATCGATGATAATATAGTCCTCACCTATCCATTAGCATCCTTTTTTTATGTCAGAGAAGACAACAAATTACTGCATGACGCAATCAAGAAAGGACTTGAAAAGGCATACTACTCTGGTCAATTGCAAGACCTGATTATGACCGATCCAACATTTAGCAAAACATTACGTGAAATCCAGCTGGACAAACGGGTGAAAATTGAAGTGCCTGTTGAAAGTCTTGATGTCAGTGAAAAAGCATTATCGGCTTTGAAAAAGTTTACTTTTGTGCCCGGAAAGAAAGTTGGAGAGAAGGTAAAATAAAAGACGGCGCACTATCCACGCTCTTCCGTTAATAATTTTTATTTTCAAACAAAACAGTTAAGATAACAAAAAAAAGGCCCAACCTTTCGGTTGAGCCTTTCTGATGAAGCATGGTGGTTGCGGGGGCCGGATTTGAACCAACGACCTTCGGGTTATGAGCCCGACGAGCTACCAAGCTGCTCCACCCCGCGTCACTGGAAAGAGGTTCTACAGACGAGACCACTTCCTGTCAACAGCTATTTACAAATTATTTAAATTTTCTTATCTCATCTCTCGATATGACAAACCACTACGAACTATCTCTCGTAATCCCTGTCTACAATGAACAGGATAATTTACGTAAACTAATGCAGGAAATAGATTCGGCCTTAGAACCGACTGATATTCCATATGAAGTTATATTTGTAGATGACGGCAGCAAAGACAACAGTCTCGCCGTTCTCAAGGATATTTCATCAACCTATCCCAAAGCCCGCTATATTTCATTTGCGGAAAACCGGGGACAGTCCGCTGCCTTCTGTGCCGGATTCGATGAAGCCCGCGCACCGCGTGTCGCCACTATGGATGCAGACCTGCAGAATGACCCTGCCGATCTTCCAGCCATGTACGCCCTCTACAATGAAGGACACACCATGACCATCGGCTGGCGTCAGAAACGCAAGGATGTCTGGATTAAGCGTATCGCTTCCAAAATAGCAAATGCCATCCGTAACAGACTGACCAACGAGACCGTGCAAGATACCGGATGCTCCCTTAAAATCATGGATACTGCCATGGTCCGCGCAATCCCACGCTTTAACGGCATGCACCGTTTCCTGCCCACACTCATGAAAATGCAGGGAGCTTCCGTTGCTGAGATGAAAGTCAACCACCGTCCCCGCTTCGAAGGTGAATCCAAGTACGGAACCATCGACCGCGCAATAGCCGGTGGTTATGACCTGCTTGGAGTACGCTGGCTTCTGGGTCGCCATTTCTCATACAGTGTAAAAGAACGTAGCGATGACAAATAAATGAGTGCAGTAAGCAGTGAATCAAAAGTAAGCATGAAGGCCCTGATCAAAGGGCTTGCTATGCTTAGTGTCTTGGGGCTTTCGGTTTATCTGATCCGCTATGCCGGACTTGCCGATGCCCTTGATACCCACTGGATGGACGAACATGTGCGCTCTCGCGGACTTACCGGAGTACTCACCTATGTGGGATTGGCGGCATTCTTTTCGGCTGTCGGTTTTCCCAGACAGGTGATCTGCTTCATGGGCGGATACGCGTACGGTTTCGCTCTTGGAACCCTGCTCGGAACCATCGGCACAGGACTCGGTTGCGCCGGAGCATTCGTCTATTCCCGGCTGGTAGGCCGTTCTTTCATTAAAAGGAAGTTCGGTGCACGCATCCAGAAAGTCGATGATTTCCTGAGCCGCAGCCCCTTCAACATGGCTCTTACGATCCGCTTCTTCCCATTGGGCAGTAATGTAGTCACAAATATTCTGGCGGGGGTAACCAGTATTCCAGCCCTGCCCTTCATACTTGGTTCCACTGTTGGATACTTACCCCAGAACATGGTCTTCGCTCTCTTCGGAAGCGGCGTGGAAGTATCATCAAGCTTGCGCATGATCATGGCAGTGGTGCTCTTTGTCATTTCCACCCTGCTGGGATTCAAAATCTACCGCAAATACCGCAATCAGGCTGAAGCGGTAGTGGAATAACAGCCTCAAAATATCTCACATAAAAATCCCGGACAGGTCCGACCTGTCCGGGATTTTTATGTGAGATTTCAACCGCAGACACCAAAATGGCTGCGTTCTTTTTGCAAAGACTAATCAACACCGCATTGTTTTTTACCGGCATTAAAAATTTTACTTTCGTTATCAAGACACCTGCCCAGCACTTCTGCTTCCGCCTCAGTAGTATGAATAGATAAATTTTTAATACATCCCATAAGTCCCTGCTTTGCCCTGCTGAAGACAGGACGCATACATACTGCTTTCTGGCCGGGAGCAGCCATAAGTTCGTTTTCAAGCTCATTCAATACAGAATTCATACATCCCTTGAAGCTTTGTATGTCATTATCAGTTATTTTATCATCGTCCTTATCAATATAAGACAAACAAGAATCGATCTTATGATCCAAATTGGACGCAATGGCAGATCCTGCGAACATAAATGATAAAATAACAGCCAACAGAATGGTAGTTTTTGTCATGGTTCTCTTCCTCTCAGTTCCCGGTTTGTAATTTAAAGTAAGATTACTGGCTATAACCGAAGCCACTAAAGCAAGTCTCCTAACCACACGCCAAACTAACATAGCAATCCGACCAAAAACAAGACAAACTTGATCACAGGATCAAAATCCACATTCTTTTTTGATTGACATCGAAAATCGTTTTCAATATCAAGAAAGCACTTTTCTCAACAAAATAAACAAAACAAAAACACATGAGATTTAGCATATGACCCCAAAATTAATAGCCAATTCGCTGCATACATTGATTAAAACCAAACAACCCACATTCCTCTGGGGGCCTCCCGGAGTTGGAAAAAGTCAGGTTGTAGCCCAAGTAGCTAACGAATTGGACCTCAAGCTTATAGATCTGCGCGCAGTGTTGCTCGATCCGGTTGACCTGCGCGGCCTGCCCCGCATTTCCGATGATGGTGACGCAAGCTGGTGCCCGCCCTCTTTCTTACCCAAAGACGGCAAGGGAATCCTGTTCCTTGATGAACTTAACGCAGCCCCTCCTTTGGTGCAGGCCGCCTGCTATCAACTGGTCCTTGACCGCAAGCTGGGAGAATACGCTCTCCCTGAAGGCTGGACCGTTATAGCAGCAGGAAACAGGGAATCGGATAAAGCTGTGACTCACCGTATGCCCTCTGCCCTTGCAAACCGCTTTGTACATCTCGACTTTGAAGTAAGCACTCCGGACTGGCTGGACTGGGCCGCTACAAACAACATCGCCGAAGAGCTGCTCGCTTTCATCAAATTCAGACCCGGCCTGCTGCATGACTTTGATCCTGCCCGCAACGAGAAAGCATTTCCTTCCCCCCGCTCTTGGGAATTTGTATCCGGGATCATCAAGGCCGCCCCCAGCCCGGAAGTTGAATATGAACTCTTCAAAGGGACAGTCGGCGAAGGTGCCGCAGCCGAATTCAGCGGATTTTGCAAAATCTACCGCAAGCTTCCCGACCCTGAATTCGTTCTCAAATCACCGGACAAAGTTACTATCCCCGAAGATCCTGCTACGGCATATGCTCTTTGTGAATCCGTAGCATCCAAAGCAGCCCCGGAACATGCGGAATCAATCATGGTCTTCGCCTCAAGACTGCCTGCTGAATTCGCCGTATTGCTGGTGCGTAATGCAGTCAAAAAAGACCGCTCCATTGTAGAGTCAGACGGCTTCAACCGCTGGGCCACCGCCAACTCGGACATCCTGTTCTAGGAATTTACTAATGAACGCTGACCGTAAACTGCTTAAGGCCCGTGCCGACCTGCTCTTGCAGCACCCCTTCTTCGGCTCCCTATGCCTGCGCATGGAGCCGCAGGAAGACCGCACGTGCGACGGTACATGGACCGATGGAAAAACCTTCGCCTACAATCCGCACTTTGTGGACAAGCTTTCCAATGAAGAACTACAGGGAGTGCTGGCTCACACCATCATGCATCCGGCCTGTCAGCACCACAAAAGACGCGGCAACCGTGATGTACGACTTTGGAATATGGCCTGCGACTACTCCATTAATTGGATTCTTTTGGAAGCAGGATTCCAGTTGCCCGAAGGGTTTCTGGATGATGAAAAATACCACGGCAAAAACGCCGAGGAAATTTTCACTGCACTGACAAAGGACTTCGACCAGTCCGGCAACCCGGAAATAGGCAAGCAGCAAGACGGCCCTAAACGCATTGATGTTGAGTACGAAGACGGACAAGGCGAAGGCAACGACCTTGAATCCGGCGATAATGAAGAACGTTCCCAGAATGGAGATGACGGAGAGTCATCATCAGAGGGCATGGACTCGGAAGAAATAGAGGATTCCCAAGGAGAAACCGATCAGGATCAATCAGCCGATCCCGGTGGAACCGGAGAAATCCGCGATGCAGATGATGCAGAGTCCGGTGACGGTGATTCCGGCGAAGAAACCGATAAAGACTGGCTGCTTGCGCTGGCGCAGGCAACCAATCAGGCCCGTGATTGTGGAGATCTGCCCGGAGGACTTGAGCGTCTGGTGGAAAAGCTGCTTTACCCGAAACTGGACTGGCGGGAACTTCTGGAACGCTTCATAAGTGCCAGAGCACGCAACGATTATGCCTGGCCCCCCCCCAGCCGCCGCCATCTGCACATGGGCCTGTATCTGCCCTCGCTTTCAACAGAACAACTGCCTGAAGTTGTGCTGGCAGTTGATACATCCGGCAGTATCGCCCCGCAGGAGCTGGAGCAATTTGCAGCAGAATTATCATCCATTCTGGAAGCATACGACACCACCCTCCGGGTTGTCTGGTGCGATCTCG contains the following coding sequences:
- a CDS encoding VPLPA-CTERM sorting domain-containing protein: MHENLLFQIRTLHYLIDSDFFYQLGWSASILMIIFNYTQKNIIHYFNKRQDHTSSGGEGDNMKNLIFITLISLFIAASGAQAATINGWAHSDNISADIYTTYSASESSLLLTVTNTSPATSAYLSGLLFSASGATLNLREVAYYSDSISTSPLNVTDNWSQGTPASALLNSQPMKYLEGLDTTIFTGSDFLGGSPNDALPIGWTANFMFDVDGAYTESINNFVARFQGINYPGLTGSDSDFASSVPTPIPGAIWLLGAGLGGLAILRRRMQV
- a CDS encoding substrate-binding domain-containing protein, which translates into the protein MATIKDVAKLAGVSTSTVSHVLNRTRFVSDEKRELVERAVEELNYRPSSIARSLKVQQTRTLGMLVTASRNPFFAEVVHGVERRCYERGYTLFLCNTEGDINRMEANLDALEEKRVDGLLLLCSEVNDEIINLIEAERSVPIVVFDWGPESDNVDRIYDNSLSGARLATKYLIAKGHTDIGCIAGPQDRRSAKERLEGYRQAMVETGLPVRDEWIVEGDYGCEGGVEAMHYLFGLDKLPSAVFVCNDMMAIGMLSEAVRLGVRVPQDLSVIGYDNVYISRFTAPALTTIHQPKKEIAARAVDTLIDRLSSKRIEGLQIKVEPSLVERESVSNLKK
- the rbsK gene encoding ribokinase, whose amino-acid sequence is MASPRLIVLGSVNADHVLQVDNFPRPGETVTGHGYQIIPGGKGANQAVAAARLGAEIGFIACVGDDDFGRRMINEFQQDGIETSAVMTVEGLPTGIALIQIAAGGENAISISAEANAALTPEALKPHLGLIREAETLLMQLESPLETIELVAKEAREAGTKVILNPAPARALPDSLLANLDIITPNETEAELLTGVKVESEDDAAMAACVLHGKGVETVLITLGEKGAFVSRAEGKKLIRGYKVDPVDTTAAGDTFNGALVASMQKGASLEQAIGFAHGAAAISVTRLGAQTSIPSLEEVNKFIKDNS
- the rbsB gene encoding ribose ABC transporter substrate-binding protein RbsB, with amino-acid sequence MKKLMTLAMALVLTLGLSVSAQAKETLALVVSTLNNPFFVTLKDGAVKKAKDMGYELIVLDSQNDPAKELANVEDLTVRGVKAILINPTDSDAVVNAIRLANRSNIPVLTLDRGASAGKVASHIASDNVAGGKMAGDFMAEKLGKGAKVIQLEGLAGTSAARDRGAGFAKAVKANGFKVLASQPADFDRTKGLNVMENLLAANGDVQGVFAQNDEMALGAIRALQAAGKKVVVVGFDGTDDGVAAVKRGDMAGTIAQQPALIGLLGVKTADKVLKGEKVDAYIPVPLMVVK
- the rbsC gene encoding ribose ABC transporter permease; the encoded protein is MSEAVKGQLKTVSVKDRLIEQKTLIALVVMIVIVSFLNPNFFTTGNILNILRQTAINAVMAVGMTLVILTAGIDLSVGSVLALCGAVGASLIAAQMPVIVAVGAALGAGAILGGISGVIIAKGKVQAFIATLVSMTLVRGLTLVYTDGRPISTGFTEVADSFAFIGTGYLLGIPFPIWIMAFTFGAAWYLLNHTRLGRYIYALGGNEEATRLSGINVDRIKIAVYAIAGFLSALSGLIVTSRLSSAQPTAGYGYELDAIAAVVLGGTSLMGGKGTIMGTLLGALIIGFLNNALNLLDVSSYYQMIAKALVILLAVLVDTKSK